From the Rhinolophus sinicus isolate RSC01 linkage group LG02, ASM3656204v1, whole genome shotgun sequence genome, one window contains:
- the ZNF384 gene encoding zinc finger protein 384 isoform X1: protein MEESHFNSNPYFWPSIPTVSGQIENTMFINKMKDQLLPEKGCGLAPPHYPTLLTVPASVSLPSGISMDTESKSDQLTPHSQASVTQNITVVPVPSTGLMTAGVSCSQRWRREGSQSRGPGLVITSPSGSLVTTASSAQTFPISAPMIVSALPPGSQALQVVPDLSKKVSTALTEEGGGGGGGGGSVPPKPPRGRKKKRMLESGLPEMNDPYVLSPEDDDDHQKDGKTYRSEGNCGTGNGQSLGLMDSVPGSTTNLLCDPGCRMCSLTFYSKSEMQIHSKSHTETKPHKCPHCSKTFANSSYLAQHIRIHSGAKPYSCNFCEKSFRQLSHLQQHTRIHSKMHTETIKPHKCPHCSKTFANTSYLAQHLRIHSGAKPYNCSYCQKAFRQLSHLQQHTRIHTGDRPYKCAHPGCEKAFTQLSNLQSHRRQHNKDKPFKCHNCHRAYTDAASLEVHLSTHTVKHAKVYTCTICSRAYTSETYLMKHMRKHNPPDLQQQVQAAAAAAAAAQAQAQAQAQAQAQAQAQAQAQAQAQAQAQAQAQASQASQQQQQQPQPPHFQSPGAAPQGGGGGDSNPNPPPQCSFDLTPYKTAEHHKDICLTVTTSTIQVEHLASS from the exons ATGGAAGAATCTCACTTCAATTCTAACCCGTACTTCTGGCCTTCTATCCCCACAGTCTCAGGACAG ATTGAGAACACGATGTTCATCAACAAGATGAAGGACCAGCTGCTGCCAGAGAAGGGCTGTGGGCTGGCTCCGCCCCACTACCCCACCCTGCTGACAGTGCCTGCCTCAGTGTCCCTGCCTTCGGGCATCAGTATGGACACAGAGTCCAAGTCAGACCAGCTGACCCCGCATAGCCAGGCGTCCGTTACCCAGAATATCACAGTGGTCCCTGTGCCGTCTACAGGACTGATGACTGCTG GAGTCTCCTGTTCTCAGAggtggagaagagaagggagtcAATCAAGGG GTCCTGGTTTGGTAATCACGTCCCCCTCAGGCTCCCTTGTGACCACAGCCTCATCCGCTCAGACCTTCCCCATTTCGGCTCCCATGATTGTCTCAGCTCTTCCCCCTGGCTCACAAGCCCTGCAGGTGGTCCCTGACCTCTCCAAGAAGGTATCAACAGCCCTAACGGAGGAAGGAGGcggaggtggtggtggaggtggcagTGTGCCTCCTAAGCCCCCCCGGGGGCGAAAGAAGAAACGGATGCTGGAATCAGGGCTGCCCGAAATGAATGACCCTTATGTCCTGTCCCCTGAGGATGATGATGACCATCAGAAAGATGGAAAGACCTATAG GAGCGAAGGGAACTGCGGCACAGGAAATGGACAGAGCCTTGGGCTCATGGATTCAGTTCCCGGCTCCACCAcgaacttgctgtgtgaccctgg GTGCCGGATGTGCTCACTGACATTCTACTCAAAGTCGGAGATGCAGATCCACTCCAAGTCACACACCGAGACCAAGCCCCACAAGTGCCCACATTGTTCCAAGACCTTCGCCAACAGCTCCTACCTGGCCCAGCACATCCGTATCCACTCAGGGGCCAAGCCCTACAGTTGTAACTTCTGTGAGAAATCCTTTCGCCAGCTCTCTCATCTCCAGCAGCACACCCG GATCCACTCCAAGATGCATACGGAGACCATCAAGCCCCACAAGTGCCCGCACTGCTCCAAGACCTTCGCCAACACCTCCTACCTGGCCCAGCACCTCCGTATCCATTCGGGGGCCAAGCCCTACAACTGTTCCTACTGCCAGAAGGCCTTCCGCCAGCTCTCCCACCTCCAGCAGCACACACG AATCCACACCGGTGATAGACCATACAAATGTGCACACCCCGGCTGTGAGAAAGCCTTCACACAGCTCTCCAATCTGCAG TCCCACAGACGGCAGCACAACAAAGATAAACCCTTCAAGTGCCACAACTGTCATCGGGCGTATACAGACGCAGCCTCACTAGAGGTGCACCTATCGACGCACACGGTGAAGCATGCCAAGGTGTACACCTGCACTATCTGTAGTCGGGCATATACGTCG GAAACGTACCTTATGAAACATATGCGCAAACACAACCCTCCTGATCTCCAGCAACAAGTAcaggcagcggcagcagcagcagcggcggccCAGGCCCAAGCTCAAGCTCAGGCTCAGGCCCAGGCTCAGGCCCAAGCTCAAGCCCAAGCCCAAGCCCAAGCCcaagcccaggcccaggcccaagCCCAGGCTTCCCAGGCatcgcagcagcagcagcagcagccacagccacCACACTTCCAGTCCCCTGGGGCAGccccccagggtgggggtggtggggacagtAACCCCAACCCTCCACCCCAGTGTTCCTTTGACCTGACCCCGTATAAGACGGCGGAGCATCATAAGGACATCTGCCTCACTGTCACCACCAGCACCATCCAGGTGGAGCACCTGGCCAGCTCGTAG
- the ZNF384 gene encoding zinc finger protein 384 isoform X5 has product MEESHFNSNPYFWPSIPTVSGQIENTMFINKMKDQLLPEKGCGLAPPHYPTLLTVPASVSLPSGISMDTESKSDQLTPHSQASVTQNITVVPVPSTGLMTAGVSCSQRWRREGSQSRGPGLVITSPSGSLVTTASSAQTFPISAPMIVSALPPGSQALQVVPDLSKKVSTALTEEGGGGGGGGGSVPPKPPRGRKKKRMLESGLPEMNDPYVLSPEDDDDHQKDGKTYRSEGNCGTGNGQSLGLMDSVPGSTTNLLCDPGCRMCSLTFYSKSEMQIHSKSHTETKPHKCPHCSKTFANSSYLAQHIRIHSGAKPYSCNFCEKSFRQLSHLQQHTRIHTGDRPYKCAHPGCEKAFTQLSNLQSHRRQHNKDKPFKCHNCHRAYTDAASLEVHLSTHTVKHAKVYTCTICSRAYTSETYLMKHMRKHNPPDLQQQVQAAAAAAAAAQAQAQAQAQAQAQAQAQAQAQAQAQAQAQAQAQASQASQQQQQQPQPPHFQSPGAAPQGGGGGDSNPNPPPQCSFDLTPYKTAEHHKDICLTVTTSTIQVEHLASS; this is encoded by the exons ATGGAAGAATCTCACTTCAATTCTAACCCGTACTTCTGGCCTTCTATCCCCACAGTCTCAGGACAG ATTGAGAACACGATGTTCATCAACAAGATGAAGGACCAGCTGCTGCCAGAGAAGGGCTGTGGGCTGGCTCCGCCCCACTACCCCACCCTGCTGACAGTGCCTGCCTCAGTGTCCCTGCCTTCGGGCATCAGTATGGACACAGAGTCCAAGTCAGACCAGCTGACCCCGCATAGCCAGGCGTCCGTTACCCAGAATATCACAGTGGTCCCTGTGCCGTCTACAGGACTGATGACTGCTG GAGTCTCCTGTTCTCAGAggtggagaagagaagggagtcAATCAAGGG GTCCTGGTTTGGTAATCACGTCCCCCTCAGGCTCCCTTGTGACCACAGCCTCATCCGCTCAGACCTTCCCCATTTCGGCTCCCATGATTGTCTCAGCTCTTCCCCCTGGCTCACAAGCCCTGCAGGTGGTCCCTGACCTCTCCAAGAAGGTATCAACAGCCCTAACGGAGGAAGGAGGcggaggtggtggtggaggtggcagTGTGCCTCCTAAGCCCCCCCGGGGGCGAAAGAAGAAACGGATGCTGGAATCAGGGCTGCCCGAAATGAATGACCCTTATGTCCTGTCCCCTGAGGATGATGATGACCATCAGAAAGATGGAAAGACCTATAG GAGCGAAGGGAACTGCGGCACAGGAAATGGACAGAGCCTTGGGCTCATGGATTCAGTTCCCGGCTCCACCAcgaacttgctgtgtgaccctgg GTGCCGGATGTGCTCACTGACATTCTACTCAAAGTCGGAGATGCAGATCCACTCCAAGTCACACACCGAGACCAAGCCCCACAAGTGCCCACATTGTTCCAAGACCTTCGCCAACAGCTCCTACCTGGCCCAGCACATCCGTATCCACTCAGGGGCCAAGCCCTACAGTTGTAACTTCTGTGAGAAATCCTTTCGCCAGCTCTCTCATCTCCAGCAGCACACCCG AATCCACACCGGTGATAGACCATACAAATGTGCACACCCCGGCTGTGAGAAAGCCTTCACACAGCTCTCCAATCTGCAG TCCCACAGACGGCAGCACAACAAAGATAAACCCTTCAAGTGCCACAACTGTCATCGGGCGTATACAGACGCAGCCTCACTAGAGGTGCACCTATCGACGCACACGGTGAAGCATGCCAAGGTGTACACCTGCACTATCTGTAGTCGGGCATATACGTCG GAAACGTACCTTATGAAACATATGCGCAAACACAACCCTCCTGATCTCCAGCAACAAGTAcaggcagcggcagcagcagcagcggcggccCAGGCCCAAGCTCAAGCTCAGGCTCAGGCCCAGGCTCAGGCCCAAGCTCAAGCCCAAGCCCAAGCCCAAGCCcaagcccaggcccaggcccaagCCCAGGCTTCCCAGGCatcgcagcagcagcagcagcagccacagccacCACACTTCCAGTCCCCTGGGGCAGccccccagggtgggggtggtggggacagtAACCCCAACCCTCCACCCCAGTGTTCCTTTGACCTGACCCCGTATAAGACGGCGGAGCATCATAAGGACATCTGCCTCACTGTCACCACCAGCACCATCCAGGTGGAGCACCTGGCCAGCTCGTAG